The following proteins come from a genomic window of Geomonas sp. RF6:
- a CDS encoding tRNA1(Val) (adenine(37)-N6)-methyltransferase: MPLKCPETETLDQLTGYDLKLVQPRHGYRFSLDPLLLADFAGVREGERVIDLGTGCGVMALVLARLAPSAQVVGVEFQEEMAGIAARNVELNGLMARVEIVEEDVVSLKGRFAVDSFDLVVSNPPYRRPGTGKISPRAGRDEARHETTATLADFMAAAKYLVKPSGRICFIYHPCRLAELMAHAAALKLAPLRLRMVHGNSGADARMFLIELVKGRSGELRVEPPMTVRDQDGAYSEEKLRIHRGKAWAKDEKARG; this comes from the coding sequence GTGCCTCTGAAATGTCCTGAGACGGAGACGCTGGACCAGCTCACCGGCTACGACCTCAAGCTGGTGCAGCCGCGGCACGGCTACCGCTTCTCCCTAGACCCGCTCCTGCTGGCCGATTTCGCGGGGGTGCGCGAGGGTGAGCGGGTGATCGACCTCGGTACCGGCTGCGGCGTCATGGCGCTCGTGCTGGCGCGGCTGGCGCCGTCGGCGCAGGTGGTCGGCGTGGAGTTCCAGGAGGAGATGGCGGGGATCGCTGCGCGCAATGTGGAGCTGAACGGGCTCATGGCGCGGGTGGAGATCGTGGAGGAGGATGTCGTTTCCCTGAAAGGGCGCTTTGCGGTGGACAGCTTCGACCTCGTCGTTTCTAACCCGCCGTACCGGCGCCCCGGCACCGGGAAGATCAGCCCGCGCGCAGGCCGCGACGAAGCGCGGCACGAGACGACGGCGACGCTGGCTGATTTCATGGCAGCGGCGAAGTATCTCGTGAAGCCGTCCGGGCGGATCTGCTTTATCTATCATCCGTGCAGGCTGGCGGAGCTGATGGCGCACGCCGCCGCACTGAAGCTCGCGCCGCTGAGGCTGAGGATGGTGCACGGGAACAGCGGCGCAGATGCGAGGATGTTTTTGATCGAGCTGGTGAAGGGGAGAAGCGGAGAGCTGAGAGTAGAGCCCCCGATGACCGTGCGCGACCAAGATGGGGCGTACAGCGAAGAGAAGCTGAGGATCCATCGCGGGAAGGCTTGGGCGAAAGACGAAAAGGCTAGAGGCTAA
- the yedF gene encoding sulfurtransferase-like selenium metabolism protein YedF — MKDLDVRGMACPMPVVSVKKALEADGAGLRVLLDDGAPRENVRRFAESRGYSVSEETVAGGYALTVTAGGAVPQQGAPVQAAQGAAQGPLVMLIGSDRLGDGPEELGRLLMRNFIMTLKEVPQLPDRILFLNTGVLLAAEGSEVIEALTALGNLGVEVLSCGVCLDFFQKKEKLAAGAVTNMYTIAESMTGARLVLRV; from the coding sequence ATGAAGGATCTGGATGTGAGGGGGATGGCGTGCCCGATGCCGGTTGTCTCGGTGAAGAAGGCGCTTGAGGCGGATGGTGCGGGGCTGCGGGTGCTGCTGGACGACGGCGCGCCGCGGGAGAATGTGCGCAGGTTTGCGGAGAGCCGCGGCTACAGTGTGAGCGAGGAGACGGTGGCAGGCGGCTATGCCCTCACGGTGACCGCCGGCGGCGCGGTGCCGCAGCAGGGTGCTCCCGTGCAGGCCGCGCAAGGTGCGGCGCAGGGGCCGCTGGTGATGCTCATCGGCTCCGACCGCCTCGGCGACGGGCCGGAAGAGCTCGGCCGCCTCCTGATGAGGAACTTCATCATGACCCTGAAGGAAGTGCCGCAGCTGCCGGACCGGATCCTCTTCCTGAACACCGGCGTCCTTCTCGCGGCGGAAGGGTCCGAAGTGATCGAGGCGCTGACGGCGCTCGGGAATCTCGGGGTGGAGGTACTTTCCTGCGGCGTGTGCCTCGATTTCTTCCAGAAGAAGGAGAAGCTCGCGGCGGGGGCGGTAACCAACATGTACACCATCGCCGAGAGCATGACCGGGGCGCGCCTGGTGCTGCGGGTATAA
- a CDS encoding DUF3343 domain-containing protein — protein MVRDGDRVAVFNSVHRIMEAEKILKGKKLDVLMIPAPRTITTDCGLALRYPEGICAEVEGALGEAGLLPKELYRKAGEGFERINE, from the coding sequence GTGGTAAGAGACGGCGACCGTGTGGCGGTCTTCAATTCGGTACACCGGATCATGGAGGCCGAGAAGATTTTGAAGGGCAAAAAGCTGGACGTCCTGATGATTCCCGCACCGCGGACCATCACGACGGACTGCGGTCTGGCGCTTCGCTACCCGGAGGGGATCTGCGCCGAGGTGGAGGGGGCGCTCGGCGAGGCGGGGCTTCTCCCGAAGGAGCTGTATCGCAAGGCGGGGGAAGGATTCGAGCGGATCAACGAGTAA
- a CDS encoding glycosyltransferase family 4 protein, producing the protein MREMRQPLKVLYMLHDSRRSGVPAVMAAEVRALDRSRVTPCVLFAYDGPYAEVLRAEGVDVRVFGKRRPFLWRMNRFLFNLRLLWLSRVFDLVHVHSTKLACSVLFAKLLRMRAIYHLHELPGNVASGVRKAMAAADCVVFCSHTCAEHFKSIPAGGKRTIVNAMAFDSTPPAVHHGRGRKVVMVGSINQRKGQHFLLEAFSRLRDRDAELWLYGTTGLSAHKYVHDLKAYAAKEGFADRVFFPGPTGDVFSVFREAAVVVHTSLTESFGMALVEAMSCGIPVVAHDLEGMREVVQDGVTGFLVQPGDVQALAARIEELLADPALRSRMGSAAWRAMRERYDIVRRIDEYHELYEEVCRR; encoded by the coding sequence ATGCGCGAGATGAGGCAACCGCTGAAGGTTCTGTACATGCTGCACGATTCCCGCAGAAGTGGCGTTCCTGCCGTCATGGCTGCCGAGGTGCGTGCCCTCGACCGCTCCCGGGTCACACCGTGCGTCCTTTTCGCCTACGACGGACCGTACGCCGAGGTGTTGCGCGCCGAGGGGGTAGATGTGCGGGTATTCGGCAAGCGCCGCCCCTTTTTGTGGAGGATGAACCGCTTCCTCTTCAACCTGCGGCTGCTGTGGCTCTCCCGGGTGTTCGACCTGGTCCACGTGCACAGCACGAAGCTCGCCTGTTCCGTCCTTTTCGCGAAGCTGCTGCGGATGAGGGCAATCTATCACCTGCATGAGCTCCCGGGGAACGTCGCGTCCGGGGTGCGCAAGGCGATGGCCGCCGCCGATTGCGTGGTCTTTTGCTCGCACACCTGCGCGGAGCACTTCAAATCGATCCCCGCGGGAGGAAAGCGCACCATCGTCAACGCGATGGCGTTCGACAGCACCCCTCCTGCCGTACACCACGGGCGGGGGCGCAAGGTCGTGATGGTCGGAAGCATCAACCAGAGAAAGGGGCAGCACTTCCTCCTCGAGGCATTTTCCCGCCTGCGCGACCGGGACGCCGAGCTGTGGCTCTACGGTACGACCGGCCTCTCCGCCCACAAGTACGTCCACGACCTGAAGGCTTATGCGGCAAAAGAAGGCTTTGCTGACCGCGTCTTCTTCCCCGGCCCCACCGGCGATGTCTTCAGCGTCTTTCGGGAAGCCGCTGTGGTGGTGCATACCTCGCTCACCGAGTCGTTCGGCATGGCGCTTGTGGAAGCGATGTCCTGCGGGATTCCGGTGGTGGCACATGACCTGGAGGGGATGCGCGAAGTAGTGCAGGACGGGGTGACGGGATTTTTGGTGCAGCCGGGGGACGTGCAGGCCCTTGCCGCGAGGATAGAGGAGCTCCTCGCGGACCCGGCGTTGCGCAGCCGCATGGGAAGCGCGGCGTGGCGCGCCATGCGGGAGCGCTACGACATCGTGCGGCGCATTGACGAGTACCACGAACTGTACGAGGAGGTTTGCCGGCGATGA
- a CDS encoding glycosyltransferase family 2 protein, translating into MKIQPRVTVLLPVYNSQAHLREAIDSILRQTYADFELLVINDGSSDGSVAIVESFDDPRIRLVHNEKNSGLIFTLNKGLELARGDFVARMDADDVSLPERLAKQVAFLERNPSVGICGTWFRKFGGQEKTLRWSTDPDSIRCGLLFDSMMGHPTVLLRRQLFLDHALYYDAAFKNAEDFDLWERASRHCDLANLPEVLLQYRVHPGQITQVAASGQRGTAGKVRLRQLRALGIEPSPEEMEIHQAISTCCCDSVTDVFVRGEEWLCRLKSLNDQAGYFPEPAFSHTLLERWLVFCKKGVSRGHLSPRALYFPRLLKETSLGYRFVASYLLDQLKNR; encoded by the coding sequence GTGAAGATACAGCCAAGGGTTACGGTCCTGCTGCCGGTGTATAACAGCCAAGCGCACCTACGGGAGGCAATTGACAGCATTCTTCGCCAGACGTACGCCGACTTCGAACTTCTCGTCATCAACGACGGTTCCAGCGACGGCAGTGTGGCCATTGTGGAATCTTTCGACGACCCCCGGATCCGCCTGGTGCACAACGAAAAGAATTCCGGGCTGATCTTCACCCTCAACAAAGGGCTGGAGCTCGCAAGAGGCGATTTTGTCGCGCGCATGGACGCCGACGACGTGAGCCTGCCGGAAAGACTTGCGAAGCAGGTGGCCTTTCTGGAGAGAAACCCCTCAGTGGGGATCTGCGGGACCTGGTTTCGAAAGTTCGGGGGGCAGGAAAAGACGCTGCGCTGGAGCACAGACCCGGACAGCATCCGGTGCGGTCTCCTTTTCGACTCCATGATGGGGCACCCGACGGTGCTGTTGCGCCGACAGCTCTTCCTCGATCACGCCCTCTACTATGACGCCGCGTTCAAGAATGCCGAGGACTTCGACTTGTGGGAGAGGGCGTCCCGGCACTGCGACCTCGCCAACCTCCCCGAGGTGCTGCTGCAGTACCGCGTGCATCCGGGGCAGATCACCCAGGTTGCCGCTTCTGGCCAGAGAGGTACCGCCGGGAAGGTCCGTCTGAGACAGCTGCGGGCGCTGGGGATCGAACCGTCGCCGGAGGAGATGGAGATACACCAGGCGATCTCCACCTGCTGCTGCGACTCGGTGACCGATGTCTTTGTCCGTGGCGAGGAGTGGCTGTGCAGGTTGAAGAGCCTGAACGATCAGGCGGGGTACTTTCCGGAACCGGCCTTCTCCCACACCCTTCTGGAGCGGTGGCTGGTCTTCTGCAAGAAGGGCGTCTCCCGGGGGCACCTGTCGCCGCGGGCCCTTTATTTCCCCCGGCTGCTGAAGGAGACCTCACTCGGCTACCGCTTCGTCGCCAGCTACCTGCTGGATCAGCTGAAAAACCGATAG
- a CDS encoding YfhO family protein, whose translation MTDRKKDLLALAGLLAVLLLCFSRILFTHQIIRAPDIQNEYYWYVLDVVKQGAAACFHIDLSSAGWDMLTNGGTSVGGGTVSLQFMNLRNLIYQIIPPPTSVAWFIVLHLWFGAIGTYLYCRIIGASRLAASLAGLIFAVAPEQASLVNAGHVMKIATIVFAPWAFYLFEKGFKTRRCVYFLATGFLLAFQFFNIHWQIAYYTCLAIGTYGVVRSIGIFRAENPGARGIAHVLGLNVATMVFFLTTVAISLLPLADWSTDTNRGANSGANVQAASGSTPQAKGGLAREEAMSWSLPPEEVAAFVIPGMFGLSRQEGGENPKNIDSYYWGRMNFTQTVSYMGLLPWLLLPLPLMFRRDRYTLLAMIAVVGGILFSMGKYTPFYNLLFDYFPGINRFRVPKMIMFIPVLGLGVLSALGLDLLLDPAVRGTRAFKRYVSGIAFLPVCLLVLLAVEHFGRQYWIERFIEMLAQPTRYEPSSEQLVMQRWGNLTTETAIAAGLSALFAAAFLLYRRGVVTAKILPVILLVLFLGDVGRINSKFLFLVDAPHRVTEKKPAEIEFLAKQGKEYRTLPMGSDPMPYVSAGVPVMFTSNAVQQRRWQEFLDSFNPGSAMPDIMNVRYFVFPAEEFEKEKAALSVKFAPVFQANGSVIAENKSVLPKAWLVPAVALVQPQETISVLQNPAFDPRRVALVESAPPIPMIGANDPQPASAGETRVTLYQGERIEVDAAVATNSMLVLGEKYYRGWQATVDGKSTEIYPVNHVLRGIYLTPGVHKVVFVFDPVPFKVGKYVTLASFAFFALMLGREVVLRRRAKGCACVPVQGGALQVEGE comes from the coding sequence ATGACAGATAGGAAAAAGGACCTGCTGGCGCTTGCTGGCCTGCTGGCCGTGCTGCTCCTGTGTTTCTCCAGGATTCTCTTTACCCACCAGATCATTCGGGCGCCGGACATCCAGAACGAGTACTACTGGTATGTGCTTGACGTGGTAAAGCAAGGGGCCGCAGCCTGCTTCCACATCGATCTGTCCAGCGCAGGATGGGACATGCTCACAAACGGCGGCACCTCCGTCGGGGGTGGGACCGTCTCCCTGCAGTTCATGAACCTCCGCAACCTGATCTACCAGATCATTCCTCCTCCTACGAGCGTCGCATGGTTCATCGTGCTGCACCTGTGGTTCGGCGCCATCGGTACCTACCTGTACTGTCGCATCATCGGTGCAAGCCGCCTGGCGGCCTCCCTGGCGGGGCTCATCTTCGCAGTTGCCCCGGAGCAGGCCTCTTTGGTCAATGCCGGGCACGTCATGAAGATAGCCACTATCGTCTTCGCCCCCTGGGCCTTTTACCTCTTTGAGAAGGGGTTCAAGACGCGCAGGTGCGTGTACTTCCTTGCTACCGGATTTCTCCTCGCCTTCCAGTTCTTCAATATCCACTGGCAGATCGCCTACTACACCTGCCTCGCAATCGGCACCTATGGCGTCGTTCGCTCCATCGGGATCTTTCGTGCAGAGAACCCCGGGGCGAGGGGGATCGCGCACGTGCTGGGGCTCAATGTGGCGACGATGGTCTTTTTCCTCACCACTGTAGCCATATCCCTCCTCCCCCTCGCCGACTGGTCAACCGACACGAACCGCGGCGCCAACAGCGGGGCGAACGTGCAGGCGGCATCCGGGAGCACCCCGCAGGCAAAGGGGGGGCTGGCCAGGGAGGAGGCGATGTCCTGGTCTCTCCCTCCGGAGGAGGTCGCGGCCTTCGTTATCCCCGGTATGTTCGGTCTTTCGCGCCAGGAAGGGGGGGAAAACCCCAAGAACATCGACTCCTATTACTGGGGGCGGATGAACTTTACCCAGACCGTCAGTTATATGGGGCTTCTTCCCTGGCTGCTGCTGCCGCTGCCCCTGATGTTCCGGCGCGACCGCTACACTCTCCTCGCCATGATCGCGGTAGTAGGCGGCATCCTCTTTTCCATGGGGAAATACACACCCTTTTACAACCTCCTCTTCGACTACTTCCCGGGCATCAACCGATTCCGGGTGCCGAAGATGATAATGTTCATCCCGGTCCTGGGGCTGGGCGTCCTCTCCGCGCTCGGGCTTGACCTCCTCCTGGATCCGGCGGTGCGGGGCACGAGGGCCTTCAAGCGTTACGTCAGCGGGATAGCTTTCCTCCCCGTCTGTCTTCTTGTGCTCCTCGCGGTGGAGCACTTCGGGCGGCAGTACTGGATCGAGCGCTTTATCGAAATGCTGGCGCAGCCGACCCGCTACGAGCCCTCCAGCGAACAGCTCGTCATGCAGCGCTGGGGGAACCTGACGACGGAGACGGCAATCGCCGCCGGGCTTTCCGCCCTGTTTGCAGCCGCCTTCCTCCTGTACCGCCGCGGCGTGGTCACGGCGAAGATCCTCCCCGTCATCCTTCTTGTCCTCTTTCTCGGGGACGTCGGGCGCATCAACTCCAAGTTTCTGTTCCTCGTGGACGCTCCTCACAGGGTCACCGAGAAGAAGCCTGCCGAGATCGAGTTCCTGGCGAAGCAGGGTAAGGAGTACCGCACGCTTCCGATGGGGTCCGACCCGATGCCGTACGTGTCGGCCGGGGTGCCGGTGATGTTCACCTCCAATGCGGTGCAGCAGCGGCGCTGGCAGGAGTTCCTCGACAGTTTCAACCCGGGCTCCGCGATGCCGGACATCATGAATGTCCGCTACTTCGTCTTCCCCGCCGAAGAGTTTGAAAAGGAAAAGGCGGCCCTTTCGGTGAAGTTCGCGCCGGTCTTCCAGGCAAATGGCAGCGTCATCGCTGAGAACAAGAGCGTTCTGCCGAAGGCGTGGCTGGTCCCCGCGGTGGCACTGGTGCAGCCGCAGGAGACGATCTCCGTCCTGCAGAACCCGGCCTTCGACCCGCGCCGTGTGGCCCTCGTGGAGTCTGCCCCGCCGATCCCCATGATCGGCGCCAACGACCCGCAGCCCGCTTCCGCAGGGGAGACCCGGGTGACGCTGTACCAGGGTGAGAGGATCGAGGTCGACGCGGCGGTGGCGACCAACTCCATGCTCGTTCTCGGTGAGAAGTACTACAGGGGGTGGCAGGCCACGGTGGACGGGAAGTCGACCGAGATCTACCCGGTGAACCATGTGCTGCGCGGCATCTACCTCACCCCCGGCGTGCACAAGGTCGTCTTCGTCTTTGACCCGGTGCCGTTCAAGGTCGGCAAGTACGTCACCCTCGCCTCCTTTGCCTTCTTTGCCCTCATGCTGGGAAGAGAGGTCGTGCTCCGTCGCCGCGCGAAGGGGTGCGCGTGCGTCCCCGTGCAGGGTGGCGCCCTCCAGGTGGAAGGGGAGTAG
- a CDS encoding DUF721 domain-containing protein yields MADEKRRRMYRPAPVSSLIESVFAGTAAGKRLHEGRIWEVWEEAVGKGIAKHATPVAFREGVLTLRVDSAPWMQQLTYLKKDLITKVNALLEEEMVQDIFLKAGQVKLPPAPPPFKPKRRQLTEAERAWVVEQAQEVTDPELRAVFENLIRKDLESR; encoded by the coding sequence TTGGCTGACGAGAAGCGCCGCCGGATGTACCGTCCCGCCCCCGTCTCCTCCCTCATCGAGAGCGTCTTCGCCGGCACCGCAGCGGGGAAGAGGCTGCATGAAGGGCGGATCTGGGAAGTATGGGAGGAGGCAGTCGGCAAAGGGATCGCCAAGCACGCCACGCCCGTGGCATTCCGGGAAGGGGTGCTGACCCTCAGGGTAGACAGCGCCCCATGGATGCAGCAGCTCACCTATCTGAAGAAGGACCTCATCACCAAGGTCAATGCACTGCTCGAAGAAGAGATGGTGCAGGACATCTTTTTAAAGGCCGGGCAAGTGAAGCTTCCCCCCGCCCCCCCGCCGTTCAAGCCGAAGCGCCGTCAGCTAACAGAAGCAGAGCGCGCCTGGGTAGTGGAACAGGCGCAGGAAGTGACCGACCCCGAGCTCCGCGCCGTCTTCGAAAACCTCATCAGGAAAGACCTGGAAAGCCGGTAA
- a CDS encoding glycosyltransferase family 4 protein, with protein sequence MKMVFLAPFGIRPKGTVLARMIPLAAQLQHLGHEVVVIAPPYTNPEDSGKKETVRGVTLQNVELGPRHKVLAAPILAWRMFRAALSEKPDLVHLFKPKGYGGLAAMLHIVLQRVGVRLPPLFLDTDDWEGAGGMNELHDYSGVEKRFYHFQEQWLTRQAVGVSVASRALEVLVGRMDVPPSRLLYLPNCVSSVPGGDGAKARAALGIPPEAPVVLLYTRFFEFSQEKLHQLFEKIHRQVPQARFLVVGKGRAGEEDLLLAAARERGFLSALVVAGWVEPAQLPDYLAAGDVAIYPFADNLINRTKCPAKLTELLLAERAVVADRVGQLAEYVVNGRSGVLCDPQRWDEMVEQVVTLLRDPVRRAELGTNGRALLLERFNWAGAAGELAAFYNRLV encoded by the coding sequence ATGAAAATGGTATTTCTGGCACCGTTCGGCATCCGCCCCAAAGGGACCGTTCTCGCAAGGATGATTCCTCTCGCGGCGCAGTTGCAGCACCTCGGCCACGAGGTGGTCGTGATCGCCCCTCCCTACACCAACCCCGAAGACTCCGGAAAGAAGGAGACCGTGCGCGGCGTCACTCTGCAGAATGTGGAGCTCGGACCGAGGCACAAGGTGCTCGCGGCTCCCATCCTCGCCTGGCGCATGTTCCGCGCGGCCCTCTCGGAGAAGCCGGATCTCGTGCACCTCTTCAAGCCGAAGGGGTACGGCGGCCTTGCCGCCATGCTGCACATCGTGCTGCAGCGGGTGGGGGTGAGACTTCCGCCGCTCTTTTTGGACACGGACGACTGGGAAGGGGCCGGGGGGATGAATGAGCTTCATGACTACTCGGGGGTGGAGAAGCGCTTCTACCATTTTCAGGAGCAGTGGCTGACGAGGCAGGCGGTGGGGGTTAGCGTGGCAAGCCGGGCTCTCGAGGTGCTGGTTGGGCGCATGGATGTCCCGCCGTCCAGGCTCCTGTATCTGCCAAACTGCGTCTCCTCCGTCCCGGGAGGGGACGGGGCTAAGGCCCGGGCAGCCCTGGGAATCCCCCCGGAGGCGCCGGTGGTGCTCCTTTACACCAGGTTTTTCGAGTTCAGCCAGGAAAAGCTGCACCAGCTCTTCGAGAAGATCCACCGGCAGGTCCCCCAAGCCCGCTTCCTCGTGGTAGGAAAAGGGCGCGCAGGAGAGGAGGATCTCCTCCTTGCCGCGGCGCGGGAACGCGGCTTTCTCTCGGCTCTCGTCGTGGCCGGGTGGGTGGAGCCCGCGCAGCTTCCCGACTACCTGGCGGCGGGGGACGTGGCGATCTACCCCTTTGCCGACAACCTCATCAACCGGACCAAGTGCCCCGCGAAGCTGACCGAGCTCTTGCTGGCGGAGCGGGCGGTTGTGGCGGACCGGGTCGGACAGCTGGCCGAATATGTAGTGAACGGGCGCTCCGGTGTGCTGTGCGACCCGCAACGCTGGGACGAGATGGTCGAACAGGTCGTGACGCTTCTGCGCGATCCCGTGCGGCGTGCGGAACTCGGGACGAACGGGCGGGCACTGCTGCTGGAGAGGTTCAACTGGGCGGGGGCGGCGGGAGAGCTCGCTGCCTTCTACAACAGGCTCGTTTAG
- a CDS encoding GxxExxY protein, with protein sequence MDTDMDIEEIGRIILGCAIKVHSILGPGLLESVYQKCLAYELEQHGLTVQCEMLLPIKYGPLCIEDAYRIDMLVAGRVVVEHKAVEKILPIHEAQLLTYLKMNESKLGFILNWHVPYMKEGIRRMVNNL encoded by the coding sequence ATGGATACGGATATGGATATCGAGGAAATCGGCCGCATTATCCTTGGCTGTGCCATCAAGGTTCACAGCATATTGGGCCCCGGACTTCTCGAGTCGGTTTATCAGAAGTGCCTTGCCTATGAGCTGGAGCAGCACGGCTTAACGGTGCAGTGCGAGATGCTGCTCCCTATCAAGTATGGCCCCCTTTGCATTGAAGATGCTTATCGCATCGACATGCTGGTGGCGGGAAGAGTGGTGGTTGAGCATAAGGCGGTGGAGAAGATTCTGCCTATTCACGAAGCGCAACTCCTGACCTACCTGAAGATGAACGAGTCGAAGCTGGGCTTCATCCTGAACTGGCACGTCCCGTACATGAAAGAAGGGATCCGCCGCATGGTGAACAACCTGTAG